From one Aeropyrum camini SY1 = JCM 12091 genomic stretch:
- the tenA gene encoding thiaminase II, giving the protein MGESSLSERLKRDNNDLWALLPQHPFVKALYSGDLPLDRFRFYAVQDYNYLVGLVKSLSLAASKSWDFDVARLALSHASFLASTEMENYEKLLGELGLSLSEVLREEPAPTNEAYVNFMIATCSTGTALECMVSLLPCYWSYRDIALANRELLENNGVDLYRRWASVYLSREYGDAVDEYRRAVDRLWEEEGGVYQRLNRIFRKAVRYEYMFWDMAWNMEKWPV; this is encoded by the coding sequence ATGGGGGAGTCGTCTCTGAGTGAGAGGCTAAAGAGGGATAATAACGATCTCTGGGCCCTCCTGCCCCAACACCCCTTCGTGAAAGCCCTATATAGCGGGGACCTCCCCCTAGACAGGTTTAGGTTCTACGCCGTCCAGGACTACAACTACCTGGTAGGCCTGGTGAAAAGCCTAAGCCTCGCAGCCTCCAAGTCGTGGGACTTCGACGTAGCCAGGCTGGCTCTATCGCACGCAAGCTTCCTAGCATCGACAGAGATGGAAAACTATGAAAAGCTGCTGGGCGAGCTAGGCTTAAGCCTCAGCGAGGTCCTCAGGGAGGAGCCAGCCCCCACTAACGAGGCGTACGTAAACTTCATGATAGCCACGTGCAGCACCGGCACGGCCCTAGAGTGCATGGTATCCCTACTACCATGCTACTGGAGCTACAGGGACATAGCCCTGGCTAACCGGGAGCTGCTAGAGAACAACGGTGTAGACCTGTATAGGAGGTGGGCGTCCGTCTACCTCAGCAGAGAGTATGGAGATGCGGTAGACGAGTATAGGAGGGCCGTTGACAGGCTATGGGAAGAGGAGGGAGGGGTCTACCAGAGGCTTAACAGGATATTCAGGAAGGCCGTTA
- a CDS encoding MFS transporter: MGGYRGLRVMAAALPAYAYFYNVGSIGFWLPLHVRELGWPYTYITLIATWYFVAVTLATPLVGLLSDLTRRPGYILAAGMAVVAATSAAMPHVEDPPLLMALRALQGLGLAVGLPIALGSLSLIQGVRRGVASTVIASGLGMSGGALLSGVIVEYLGFPMLFYAAAVPAALSTVVALLWSPPPPPSGGPGLLAALARVPWEVFVVMAGIAVRNTFASGVFSIVSIIFNKIVGISYLSTGAVLAISPAIQASASSFFQRIMRGRALLFYSAGLSGTAITFYIYHSADSALDLAAAQAALGTFYGATVVAGNTMIIALAPSEIRYTASSLYTFAFNIGWILGTSVAGRIMDAAGVDAWIRLAVAGTLASGLIPLTLLASARARRI, from the coding sequence ATGGGTGGATATAGAGGCCTCAGGGTTATGGCGGCTGCGCTGCCGGCCTACGCTTACTTCTACAACGTCGGCTCCATAGGCTTCTGGCTTCCGCTACATGTGAGAGAGCTTGGATGGCCATACACCTACATAACGCTCATAGCCACCTGGTACTTTGTGGCCGTCACGCTGGCCACCCCCCTCGTGGGGCTGCTCTCCGACCTGACTAGGAGGCCGGGCTACATACTAGCGGCTGGTATGGCTGTGGTGGCTGCAACCTCGGCCGCGATGCCCCACGTCGAGGACCCTCCCCTGCTCATGGCCCTTAGAGCCCTCCAGGGGCTGGGCCTCGCCGTCGGTCTCCCGATAGCCCTGGGGAGCCTATCGCTGATACAGGGTGTGAGGAGGGGGGTCGCCTCTACGGTGATAGCCTCTGGCCTGGGCATGTCCGGGGGCGCCCTCCTGTCGGGGGTTATAGTCGAGTATCTGGGGTTCCCTATGCTATTCTACGCCGCTGCAGTCCCGGCGGCCCTCTCAACCGTAGTGGCCCTGCTATGGAGCCCCCCGCCGCCCCCCTCAGGAGGTCCAGGCCTTCTGGCGGCCCTCGCCAGGGTGCCCTGGGAGGTTTTCGTTGTTATGGCTGGGATAGCTGTTAGGAACACCTTCGCCAGCGGTGTCTTCAGTATAGTATCCATAATTTTCAACAAGATAGTCGGGATCTCCTACCTCTCCACTGGCGCCGTGCTGGCTATAAGCCCGGCTATACAGGCTTCGGCCAGCAGCTTCTTTCAGAGGATTATGAGGGGGCGGGCCCTCCTCTTCTACTCCGCGGGGCTGAGCGGCACTGCCATAACATTCTATATATACCATAGCGCAGACTCCGCCCTAGACCTGGCGGCCGCCCAGGCGGCCCTCGGCACGTTCTACGGCGCCACGGTTGTCGCGGGCAACACGATGATAATAGCTCTGGCGCCCAGCGAGATAAGGTATACCGCCTCCAGCCTCTACACATTCGCCTTCAACATAGGCTGGATACTGGGCACCAGCGTGGCTGGGAGGATAATGGACGCTGCTGGAGTGGACGCGTGGATAAGGCTGGCCGTTGCGGGCACACTCGCCTCAGGACTTATACCCCTCACCCTACTGGCCTCGGCCAGGGCGAGGAGGATATAG